The following are encoded together in the Pseudoalteromonas ruthenica genome:
- a CDS encoding COX15/CtaA family protein — protein MTKNYKTLVLCTAILAVLVVGLGAYTRLSDAGLGCPDWPGCYGFLTVPDQAHEIQKVQQHFPGAQVDQGKALKEMVHRYFAGGLGLLILALAVYALRHAKLPHVPLRLPMVLLLLVIFQALLGMWTVTMNLQPLVVMGHLLGGFSIASLLWLLYLRTHSQPVFGGDPGARASLGWSLSALVVVVIQIALGGWLAANYAATHCIGFPMCAGSEAFSLSSVFQLPTEHSNYEFGVLSFESRMSIHLLHRFGALITAVVLLSAMWQVFRSAQSQMIKQACGWVVAALVAQISLGIALVQMSIPLNVALAHNLMALLLLLTLVRLCYLQKSKS, from the coding sequence ATGACAAAAAATTATAAAACTCTGGTGTTATGCACTGCCATTCTCGCAGTGTTGGTGGTGGGCTTGGGCGCTTATACACGTTTAAGTGATGCAGGGCTTGGGTGCCCGGATTGGCCCGGTTGTTATGGCTTTCTCACCGTACCCGATCAAGCCCATGAAATACAAAAAGTGCAGCAGCACTTTCCTGGTGCGCAGGTAGATCAAGGTAAAGCCCTCAAAGAGATGGTGCATCGCTATTTTGCCGGCGGCCTAGGCTTATTGATCCTAGCTTTAGCAGTGTATGCATTACGCCATGCAAAGTTGCCCCATGTCCCGTTGCGTCTACCAATGGTGTTGTTGTTACTGGTTATTTTCCAAGCCTTACTGGGCATGTGGACGGTGACCATGAATTTACAACCTTTGGTGGTGATGGGGCATCTTCTTGGTGGCTTTTCCATTGCTAGCTTACTGTGGTTACTTTACCTACGAACCCATTCTCAGCCCGTATTTGGTGGCGACCCCGGAGCGAGAGCAAGTCTAGGTTGGAGCCTGTCCGCGTTAGTTGTGGTGGTGATACAGATTGCCTTAGGGGGATGGCTCGCGGCAAATTATGCAGCCACACATTGTATTGGTTTCCCGATGTGTGCGGGCAGTGAGGCGTTCTCACTCAGTAGTGTTTTCCAGCTACCTACCGAGCACAGTAATTATGAGTTTGGGGTGTTGTCGTTCGAATCGCGTATGTCTATTCATCTATTGCATCGCTTTGGCGCACTCATTACCGCCGTGGTGTTGCTCAGTGCCATGTGGCAGGTATTTCGCAGTGCGCAATCACAGATGATTAAACAGGCGTGTGGCTGGGTTGTGGCGGCCTTAGTGGCGCAAATAAGTTTAGGTATCGCGTTAGTACAGATGAGTATTCCGTTAAATGTGGCACTTGCCCATAACTTGATGGCGCTATTGCTATTACTGACCTTAGTGCGGTTGTGTTATCTACAAAAATCAAAAAGTTAA
- a CDS encoding transmembrane cytochrome oxidase associated protein gives MTNRKPLVIFIACFIIPVVAAIAVLKSGWLPASTSNNGTLMSEQVELEQWGQYPVSPWTIALVNQADCGPCQAQWQDMQSLYVALGKNQSKVRMAVLGERPRSAEVPEVLHVDSVPSALKAGHLYLIDRHGLVVLEYDYVEQEQQNRLIHKGLLKDIKKLLNYSRSS, from the coding sequence ATGACAAATCGTAAACCATTAGTGATTTTTATTGCTTGTTTCATTATTCCCGTTGTTGCGGCTATTGCCGTTCTTAAAAGTGGCTGGCTACCAGCAAGTACCAGTAATAACGGCACTTTAATGAGTGAGCAGGTGGAACTTGAACAGTGGGGCCAATACCCCGTGTCGCCCTGGACTATCGCGCTAGTGAATCAAGCTGATTGTGGCCCTTGCCAAGCTCAGTGGCAAGACATGCAGTCGCTCTATGTAGCGCTCGGGAAAAACCAAAGTAAGGTGCGCATGGCAGTACTAGGGGAGAGGCCACGCAGCGCCGAGGTACCCGAGGTGTTGCATGTGGATTCAGTGCCCAGTGCATTAAAAGCAGGTCATCTGTACTTGATAGATCGCCATGGTTTGGTGGTATTGGAATATGACTACGTTGAGCAGGAGCAGCAAAATCGACTTATCCATAAAGGATTACTAAAAGACATTAAAAAACTACTTAACTATTCTCGCAGCAGCTAA
- a CDS encoding SURF1 family protein — MLVVSTCVGLGFWQLDRAEQKQEREQLLQQWASKGRIPFTQAQRLINSDVDATGMQTAVSGRVLQHYWLLDNQVYQGRVGYDVLVLVMPQGASRWLLVNLGFIVAPTTREQLPQLQLPTQITLDDVLIKEGPLGSITLAQSSPSMGWPKRVQQIDITQIANQARVPVYNFMAYAQTPSPLVATEPHYQPVTMPAEKHIAYAWQWFLIALAALLIALTAFWRARRGYDKS; from the coding sequence AGCAAAAGCAAGAGCGCGAGCAGCTATTGCAGCAATGGGCCAGTAAAGGGCGCATTCCTTTTACCCAAGCTCAGCGCCTGATCAATTCAGATGTTGATGCCACAGGTATGCAAACCGCAGTGTCTGGTCGTGTGCTACAGCACTACTGGTTGCTTGATAACCAGGTTTATCAAGGCCGGGTTGGCTACGACGTATTGGTGCTGGTTATGCCTCAAGGAGCTAGTCGGTGGCTACTGGTCAACCTTGGCTTCATTGTTGCGCCAACAACACGTGAGCAACTGCCTCAGTTGCAGCTACCGACACAGATAACGCTTGATGATGTGCTCATTAAAGAAGGCCCGTTAGGGTCAATTACCTTGGCGCAAAGCTCACCATCAATGGGTTGGCCTAAGCGTGTACAGCAAATCGACATAACACAAATCGCGAATCAAGCGAGAGTCCCCGTTTATAATTTTATGGCGTATGCGCAAACGCCTTCGCCGTTAGTTGCTACCGAGCCACATTACCAGCCTGTGACCATGCCTGCAGAAAAGCATATAGCCTATGCATGGCAGTGGTTTCTCATCGCCTTAGCGGCGTTATTGATTGCGCTTACCGCCTTTTGGCGTGCAAGGAGAGGGTATGACAAATCGTAA